The following proteins come from a genomic window of Pectobacterium actinidiae:
- the pyrE gene encoding orotate phosphoribosyltransferase, with the protein MKAYQRQFIEFALSKQVLKFGEFTLKSGRISPYFFNAGLFNTGRDLALLGRFYAEALVDSGVAFDLLFGPAYKGIPIATTAAVALAEHHDRDLPYCFNRKEAKDHGEGGSLVGSPLQGRVMLVDDVITAGTAIRESMEIIGAHGATLAGVMIALDRQERGRADLSAIQEVERDYQCKVISIITLTDLIAYLAEKPEMAAHLDAVKAYREQYGI; encoded by the coding sequence ATGAAAGCCTACCAGCGCCAGTTTATTGAGTTTGCACTCAGCAAGCAGGTATTGAAGTTCGGCGAGTTCACCCTGAAATCCGGGCGTATCAGTCCCTATTTCTTCAACGCCGGGCTGTTTAATACCGGGCGCGATCTGGCCTTACTGGGGCGTTTTTATGCGGAAGCCCTGGTTGATTCTGGCGTGGCGTTTGATTTGCTGTTCGGGCCAGCTTACAAAGGCATTCCGATTGCGACTACTGCTGCGGTCGCGTTGGCAGAACACCACGATCGCGACCTGCCGTACTGCTTCAACCGTAAAGAAGCTAAAGACCACGGTGAGGGCGGCAGCCTGGTCGGTAGCCCGTTACAGGGCCGCGTGATGCTGGTGGATGACGTGATTACGGCGGGTACGGCGATTCGTGAATCAATGGAGATCATCGGTGCGCACGGCGCGACGCTGGCGGGGGTGATGATTGCGCTGGATCGTCAGGAACGCGGTCGTGCCGATCTGTCTGCGATTCAGGAAGTCGAGCGAGACTATCAGTGCAAGGTGATTTCGATTATTACGTTAACGGATTTGATTGCTTATCTGGCGGAAAAACCGGAGATGGCAGCGCATCTGGATGCGGTGAAAGCCTATCGTGAGCAGTACGGGATTTAA
- the slmA gene encoding nucleoid occlusion factor SlmA, with protein sequence MAEKENTKRNRREEILQALAQMLESSDGSQRITTAKLAANVGVSEAALYRHFPSKTRMFDSLIEFIEDSLTTRINLILQDEKETFNRLRLILLLILGFAERNPGLTRIMTGHALMFEQDRLQGRINQLFERIESQLRQVLREHKLRDGKGFQHDETLLASQLLAFCEGMLSRFIRSEFRYRPTQEFDTRWPLLAAQLN encoded by the coding sequence ATGGCAGAAAAAGAAAATACGAAAAGGAATCGCCGCGAGGAAATTTTGCAGGCGCTGGCACAGATGCTGGAATCCAGCGACGGTAGCCAACGCATCACCACGGCAAAACTGGCTGCGAACGTTGGCGTGTCCGAAGCGGCGCTCTACCGGCATTTCCCCAGTAAAACGCGGATGTTTGATAGCCTGATTGAATTTATTGAGGATAGTCTGACCACCCGCATTAACCTGATTCTGCAAGACGAAAAAGAAACGTTTAATCGTCTTCGTCTGATTTTGCTGCTTATTTTAGGGTTTGCGGAACGGAATCCGGGTCTGACTCGTATCATGACCGGTCACGCGCTGATGTTTGAACAGGATCGCTTGCAGGGACGTATAAACCAGCTGTTTGAGCGTATTGAATCGCAGTTGCGTCAGGTATTGCGCGAACACAAGCTACGCGATGGAAAAGGTTTCCAGCATGATGAAACGCTGTTGGCTAGCCAGCTGTTAGCGTTTTGCGAAGGGATGTTGTCGCGCTTCATTCGCTCTGAATTCCGCTATCGTCCGACGCAGGAATTCGACACCCGCTGGCCGCTGTTGGCGGCACAGCTGAACTAA
- the dut gene encoding dUTP diphosphatase, protein MMKKIDVKIVDPRVGQQFPLPTYATPGSAGLDLRACLDQAIELKAGETTLIPTGLAIHIADTGLAAVILPRSGLGHKHGVVLGNLVGLIDSDYQGQLMVSVWNRGQQTFTVEPGERIAQMVFVPVVQAEFNLVEDFVGSERGEGGFGHSGRS, encoded by the coding sequence ATGATGAAAAAAATCGACGTTAAGATTGTTGACCCACGCGTTGGACAGCAATTTCCGTTACCAACCTATGCCACTCCAGGTTCTGCTGGGCTCGATCTGCGTGCCTGTCTGGATCAGGCGATTGAACTCAAAGCAGGGGAAACCACCCTGATCCCAACCGGGCTGGCGATTCACATTGCCGATACCGGGCTAGCGGCGGTTATCCTGCCCCGCTCAGGGCTAGGCCATAAGCACGGCGTGGTGCTGGGGAATCTGGTGGGGCTGATTGATTCGGACTATCAGGGACAACTGATGGTTTCCGTCTGGAACCGTGGTCAACAAACGTTTACGGTTGAACCGGGCGAACGCATCGCGCAGATGGTTTTTGTGCCCGTTGTTCAGGCCGAATTCAATCTGGTCGAAGATTTCGTCGGCAGCGAACGTGGAGAAGGCGGCTTCGGCCACTCCGGCCGTAGCTAA